In Primulina eburnea isolate SZY01 chromosome 14, ASM2296580v1, whole genome shotgun sequence, the following proteins share a genomic window:
- the LOC140812579 gene encoding aspartyl protease family protein At5g10770-like isoform X1 produces the protein MELLVSLFLYLLLSRTSSCRVIQEVDQLRQSVLHLPLYHVRGGSHSLQTSDTAYPFSEALALDEERVKFLNSRLDGKSLTTVHPVATSILKGSESWIDEKSVNVPLNPGIPVGISNYYTKIGLGTPTTYHNVIMDTGSSFSWVQCEPCLVYCHPQVGSRFNPSASRTYQKLSCGTSQCSSLKAATLNSPMCTASNTCIYSATYGDQSFSVGYLSKDSLSFGSESLPGFLFGCGQDNNGLFGKSAGLIGLGKDGLSMLSQLSTKYGKVFSYCLPTSTFLGNSGSGGFLSIGTASNSAYKFTPMLAENQDSALYFIKLSAIYLSGKPLAVGSSGYSSPTVIDSGTTISRLSAPVYSALKQEFIHIVSTKYKIAPSFSILDACFHGTFDQISTAIPSIELIFQGGANLKLAPHNIILEVEKGTTCLAFASSSSMVIIGNTQQQTFDITYDVASSKIGFAAGGCR, from the exons ATGGAACTTCTCGTTTCTCTGTTTTTGTATCTCTTGCTCTCAAGAACGTCTTCATGTCGAGTAATTCAAG AAGTTGATCAGTTAAGACAGTCTGTTTTGCACCTGCCTTTATATCATGTCCGAGGAGGGTCTCACTCGCTTCAGACTTCGGACACGGCTTATCCCTTCTCAGAGGCACTTGCTCTAGACGAAGAACGTGTCAAGTTTCTAAATTCAAGACTTGATGGCAAAAGCTTGACAACAGTTCATCCTGTTGCCACTTCCATTTTAAAAGGATCAGAAAGCTGGATTGATGAAAAATCTGTTAACGTACCTCTGAATCCTGGTATACCAGTTGGTATCTCAAATTACTACACCAAAATAGGTCTTGGAACTCCAACAACGTACCACAACGTTATTATGGATACCGGCAGCTCCTTCTCCTGGGTTCAGTGTGAGCCCTGTCTGGTCTATTGTCATCCTCAGGTCGGTTCGCGCTTTAACCCCTCGGCTTCTAGAACATATCAGAAGCTATCCTGTGGCACGAGTCAGTGCTCTTCCCTGAAGGCTGCCACTCTTAACAGCCCTATGTGCACGGCTTCAAATACATGCATATACTCGGCTACATATGGAGATCAATCCTTCTCTGTCGGATATCTCAGCAAAGACTCACTTAGCTTTGGTTCAGAATCACTCCCTGGTTTCCTGTTTGGATGCGGGCAAGACAACAATGGCCTATTCGGCAAATCAGCTGGCCTGATCGGCCTTGGAAAAGATGGTCTTTCCATGCTATCTCAACTATCTACAAAATATGGTAAAGTCTTTTCTTATTGCCTCCCAACATCCACATTCCTGGGAAATTCTGGCAGCGGAGGTTTTTTGTCGATTGGAACAGCTTCAAATTCTGCGTACAAGTTCACTCCAATGTTAGCAGAAAATCAGGACTCTGCGTTGTATTTCATAAAGCTCTCGGCCATATATTTGTCTGGTAAACCATTAGCAGTTGGATCATCCGGATACAGCTCCCCCACTGTCATAGATTCAGGCACCACAATATCACGGTTATCTGCACCTGTGTACTCAGCACTCAAGCAAGAATTTATTCACATCGTATCTACCAAGTACAAGATTGCTCCATCCTTCTCCATTCTTGATGCATGTTTTCATGGCACTTTCGATCAAATATCTACAGCTATTCCTTCGATTGAATTGATCTTTCAAGGTGGGGCCAACCTAAAACTTGCTCCGCACAATATCATACTAGAGGTGGAAAAAGGTACTACGTGCTTGGCCTTTGCGTCCAGCTCGAGCATGGTTATCATCGGCAACACACAGCAACAGACGTTCGACATTACTTACGACGTCGCTAGTTCAAAAATCGGGTTCGCAGCTGGTGGATGTCGCTAG
- the LOC140812579 gene encoding aspartyl protease family protein At5g10770-like isoform X2, which yields MELLVSLFLYLLLSRTSSCRVIQVDQLRQSVLHLPLYHVRGGSHSLQTSDTAYPFSEALALDEERVKFLNSRLDGKSLTTVHPVATSILKGSESWIDEKSVNVPLNPGIPVGISNYYTKIGLGTPTTYHNVIMDTGSSFSWVQCEPCLVYCHPQVGSRFNPSASRTYQKLSCGTSQCSSLKAATLNSPMCTASNTCIYSATYGDQSFSVGYLSKDSLSFGSESLPGFLFGCGQDNNGLFGKSAGLIGLGKDGLSMLSQLSTKYGKVFSYCLPTSTFLGNSGSGGFLSIGTASNSAYKFTPMLAENQDSALYFIKLSAIYLSGKPLAVGSSGYSSPTVIDSGTTISRLSAPVYSALKQEFIHIVSTKYKIAPSFSILDACFHGTFDQISTAIPSIELIFQGGANLKLAPHNIILEVEKGTTCLAFASSSSMVIIGNTQQQTFDITYDVASSKIGFAAGGCR from the exons ATGGAACTTCTCGTTTCTCTGTTTTTGTATCTCTTGCTCTCAAGAACGTCTTCATGTCGAGTAATTCAAG TTGATCAGTTAAGACAGTCTGTTTTGCACCTGCCTTTATATCATGTCCGAGGAGGGTCTCACTCGCTTCAGACTTCGGACACGGCTTATCCCTTCTCAGAGGCACTTGCTCTAGACGAAGAACGTGTCAAGTTTCTAAATTCAAGACTTGATGGCAAAAGCTTGACAACAGTTCATCCTGTTGCCACTTCCATTTTAAAAGGATCAGAAAGCTGGATTGATGAAAAATCTGTTAACGTACCTCTGAATCCTGGTATACCAGTTGGTATCTCAAATTACTACACCAAAATAGGTCTTGGAACTCCAACAACGTACCACAACGTTATTATGGATACCGGCAGCTCCTTCTCCTGGGTTCAGTGTGAGCCCTGTCTGGTCTATTGTCATCCTCAGGTCGGTTCGCGCTTTAACCCCTCGGCTTCTAGAACATATCAGAAGCTATCCTGTGGCACGAGTCAGTGCTCTTCCCTGAAGGCTGCCACTCTTAACAGCCCTATGTGCACGGCTTCAAATACATGCATATACTCGGCTACATATGGAGATCAATCCTTCTCTGTCGGATATCTCAGCAAAGACTCACTTAGCTTTGGTTCAGAATCACTCCCTGGTTTCCTGTTTGGATGCGGGCAAGACAACAATGGCCTATTCGGCAAATCAGCTGGCCTGATCGGCCTTGGAAAAGATGGTCTTTCCATGCTATCTCAACTATCTACAAAATATGGTAAAGTCTTTTCTTATTGCCTCCCAACATCCACATTCCTGGGAAATTCTGGCAGCGGAGGTTTTTTGTCGATTGGAACAGCTTCAAATTCTGCGTACAAGTTCACTCCAATGTTAGCAGAAAATCAGGACTCTGCGTTGTATTTCATAAAGCTCTCGGCCATATATTTGTCTGGTAAACCATTAGCAGTTGGATCATCCGGATACAGCTCCCCCACTGTCATAGATTCAGGCACCACAATATCACGGTTATCTGCACCTGTGTACTCAGCACTCAAGCAAGAATTTATTCACATCGTATCTACCAAGTACAAGATTGCTCCATCCTTCTCCATTCTTGATGCATGTTTTCATGGCACTTTCGATCAAATATCTACAGCTATTCCTTCGATTGAATTGATCTTTCAAGGTGGGGCCAACCTAAAACTTGCTCCGCACAATATCATACTAGAGGTGGAAAAAGGTACTACGTGCTTGGCCTTTGCGTCCAGCTCGAGCATGGTTATCATCGGCAACACACAGCAACAGACGTTCGACATTACTTACGACGTCGCTAGTTCAAAAATCGGGTTCGCAGCTGGTGGATGTCGCTAG
- the LOC140811060 gene encoding uncharacterized protein, which yields MGCICSKTIVPSMSIREELNHDFQNTNLAWGDMFASNNGNDQLFSILCSAKTGTNELRTSSFTLPSIDDDLGTKYFVKALDLIPDIERTREVKSSPNFDGELESYGKFTRSKSCQMLREKELFDLSFETSEELNENKLDWRDKNLRGSISFHTAEEYDALLERIQKSNAGDSQFFEDVHSSDHRKSLDEDQNVTNVQAEECVKNETGIEEFNDLNKGSFYTVKEKIHLSPVGNGKQQQKDLNHLIFQS from the coding sequence ATGGGTTGCATATGCTCCAAAACGATTGTTCCATCGATGAGCATTagagaagagctgaatcatGACTTCCAGAATACGAATTTAGCTTGGGGAGATATGTTTGCTTCAAACAATGGAAATGACCAGCTTTTTTCCATTCTCTGCTCAGCCAAAACCGGAACAAATGAACTCAGAACCAGCAGTTTCACTTTGCCATCGATTGATGATGATCTTGGGACCAAGTATTTTGTCAAAGCATTGGATTTGATCCCGGATATCGAAAGGACAAGAGAGGTAAAATCAAGTCCAAATTTTGATGGAGAGCTCGAAAGTTATGGCAAGTTTACAAGATCGAAAAGCTGTCAAATGTTGAGGGAGAAAGAACTGTTCGATCTGAGTTTTGAAACTTCTGAAGAGCTCAATGAAAATAAGTTAGATTGGCGGGATAAGAACCTGAGAGGGTCCATAAGCTTTCACACTGCGGAGGAATATGATGCTTTACTAGAAAGAATTCAAAAATCCAATGCAGGTGACTCCCAGTTTTTTGAAGATGTTCATTCATCTGACCACCGTAAATCATTAGACGAAGATCAAAATGTCACCAACGTTCAAGCTGAAGAATGTGTGAAGAATGAAACTGGGATCGAAGAATTCAATGATCTGAATAAAGGAAGTTTCTACACAGTGAAGGAGAAAATACACCTGAGCCCGGTTGGAAACGGAAAGCAGCAGCAAAAGGACTTAAATCACTTGATTTTTCAGTCATAG
- the LOC140811062 gene encoding uncharacterized protein, whose protein sequence is MFLVMWLLVSLLEGFTRTQVSTLAVRDNLLIAGGFQGELICKYLDRPGVSFCMRTTYDDNAITNAIDIYGSRSGAVHFTASNNDCGVRDFDMERFQLVKHFSYPWPHTSLSPDGKIIAIVGDNPDGMLVDSQTERLLHTCEGTWISLLHLHGIPMGTPLPLGTKTKLAVYATRGCCLHLLLYSRKSWCYSFHPLYI, encoded by the exons ATGTTTCTGGTCATGTGGCTCCTCGTGAG TTTGCTGGAAGGATTTACTCGTACACAAGTAAGCACTCTTGCAGTCCGTGACAATTTGTTGATTGCAGGGGGATTCCAGGGGGAGCTTATTTGCAAG TATCTAGATCGACCTGGGGTTAGCTTTTGTATGAGGACGACTTATGACGATAATGCTATCACAAATGCAATTGATATCTATGGCAGTCGGAG TGGGGCTGTTCATTTTACTGCTTCCAATAATGACTGTGGAGTGCGAGATTTCGACATGGAGAGATTTCAGCTTGTTAAGCATTTCTCTTATCCATGGCCT CATACTTCTCTGAGTCCAGATGGCAAAATAATTGCTATTGTTGGGGACAATCCTGATGGCATGCTGGTGGATTCACAAACTGAAAG GCTATTGCACACATGCGAGGGCACTTGGATTTCTCTTTTGCATCTGCATGGCATCCCAATGGGTACACCTTTGCCACTGGGAACCAAGACAAAACTTGCCGTGTATGCGACGCGCGGATGCTGTCTACATCTGTTGCTGTACTCGAGGAAATCTTGGTGCTATTCGTTCCATCCGCTTTACATCTGA